Proteins encoded by one window of Sorangium aterium:
- a CDS encoding AMP-binding protein produces MDGLSLLDAARDPATAARTAIVHGGAVDDAPRAIDVPVLGLGPGGALRFGELAPAVAAVCARLARAGVGPGARVALVAPNALGTVVVIHALLALGAVLVPIHPRLTAGEASLLIDDARPDLVLRAPALAALLDDAAPEIGALRERGARAAEAARVPPPDTSGDLAIVYTSGTTGRPKGAVLSRRAILAAAEGSAANLGVRDDDRWLLCLPLCHVGGLSIVTRCLLARRAVILAPRFDPASVLASIVRDRATLLSVVPTMLLALLEADRDNVLARLRAVLVGGAGAPERALDECARRGIPALTTYGLTEACSQVTAQRPRDPRTREPGSGSPIAGVELRIEGAGSDGVGRIEIRGPVLFRGYYRGPDRAPELAVDGAGWFGTGDLGALDAAGRLHVAARRSDLIVTGGENVYPAEVEQVLASCAGVAGAVVFGVPDERWGQVVAAAIVPDRGAPGATGSAAPSPALLGDLAAVVAARLASHKRPRRLCAVAALPLTAAGKLDRAGAAAQLAAALAPFPPR; encoded by the coding sequence ATGGACGGCCTGAGCCTCCTCGATGCCGCGCGCGATCCGGCGACCGCCGCCCGGACAGCGATCGTCCACGGCGGCGCCGTGGACGACGCGCCGCGCGCGATCGACGTCCCCGTTCTCGGCTTAGGCCCCGGCGGCGCTCTCCGCTTCGGCGAGCTGGCACCCGCGGTCGCGGCCGTGTGCGCCCGGCTCGCCCGCGCGGGGGTAGGGCCGGGAGCCCGCGTGGCGCTCGTCGCCCCGAACGCGCTCGGGACCGTGGTCGTCATCCACGCGCTGCTCGCGCTCGGCGCCGTGCTCGTCCCGATCCACCCCCGGCTCACGGCCGGCGAGGCGAGCCTCCTGATCGACGACGCGCGCCCCGACCTCGTTCTGCGCGCGCCGGCGCTCGCCGCCCTGCTCGACGACGCCGCGCCGGAGATCGGCGCGCTCCGCGAGCGCGGGGCGCGCGCCGCCGAGGCCGCGCGCGTCCCGCCCCCGGACACATCCGGCGATCTGGCGATCGTCTACACGTCGGGCACCACCGGGCGTCCCAAGGGCGCGGTGCTCTCGCGCCGGGCGATCCTCGCCGCCGCCGAGGGGAGCGCGGCCAACCTCGGCGTGCGCGACGACGATCGCTGGCTGCTCTGCCTTCCGCTCTGCCACGTCGGTGGCCTCTCGATCGTGACCCGCTGCTTGCTCGCGCGGCGCGCTGTCATCCTCGCGCCGCGCTTCGATCCCGCCTCGGTGCTCGCCTCGATCGTCCGCGATCGCGCGACGTTGCTCTCCGTGGTGCCGACGATGCTGCTCGCGCTGCTGGAGGCCGATCGCGACAACGTCCTCGCCCGGCTCCGGGCGGTGCTCGTCGGCGGCGCGGGCGCTCCGGAGCGGGCGCTCGATGAGTGCGCGCGCCGCGGGATCCCGGCGCTCACCACGTACGGCCTCACCGAGGCGTGCTCGCAGGTCACCGCGCAGCGCCCGCGCGATCCGCGCACGAGGGAGCCGGGCTCCGGCTCCCCGATCGCCGGCGTCGAGCTTCGCATCGAGGGCGCCGGCAGCGACGGCGTGGGCCGCATCGAGATCCGCGGCCCGGTGCTGTTCCGCGGCTACTACCGCGGCCCCGACCGCGCGCCGGAGCTCGCGGTCGACGGCGCCGGGTGGTTCGGCACCGGCGATCTCGGCGCGCTCGACGCCGCCGGGCGGCTGCACGTCGCGGCGCGCCGCAGCGATCTCATCGTGACCGGCGGCGAGAACGTCTACCCCGCCGAGGTGGAGCAGGTCCTCGCGTCCTGCGCGGGCGTCGCCGGCGCGGTGGTGTTCGGCGTGCCTGACGAGCGCTGGGGCCAGGTCGTCGCCGCGGCGATCGTCCCGGATCGGGGCGCGCCCGGCGCGACGGGCAGCGCCGCGCCCTCGCCCGCATTGCTCGGCGATCTTGCGGCCGTCGTCGCGGCGCGGCTCGCCTCGCACAAGCGCCCGCGGCGGCTCTGCGCCGTCGCGGCGCTGCCGCTCACCGCGGCCGGCAAGCTCGATCGCGCCGGCGCGGCGGCGCAGCTCGCGGCTGCGCTCGCCCCGTTCCCACCGCGCTAG
- a CDS encoding acyl-CoA thioesterase — translation MKRAFSVDELKQTAPRLAVERRAVRFQDVDAAGIVFYPRVLEYFSDAYMIALKERGVDLPAMIAGGTIKLPLVHAEADYLLPLRFGDAIEVEVLAPKLGDTSFTVGYRVTTAGRVAAIGQTVHVCIDGARFTPCPLPGDLRSALA, via the coding sequence ATGAAGCGCGCGTTCAGCGTCGATGAGCTCAAGCAGACCGCGCCGCGCCTCGCCGTGGAGCGCCGCGCCGTGCGCTTCCAGGACGTCGACGCGGCCGGGATCGTCTTCTATCCGCGGGTCCTCGAGTATTTCAGCGACGCTTACATGATCGCGTTGAAGGAGCGAGGCGTCGACCTCCCCGCCATGATCGCGGGCGGCACGATCAAGCTGCCGCTCGTCCACGCCGAGGCGGACTACCTCCTGCCGCTCCGGTTCGGCGACGCCATCGAGGTCGAGGTGCTCGCGCCGAAGCTCGGCGACACGTCGTTCACGGTGGGCTACCGCGTGACGACGGCGGGCCGGGTCGCCGCCATCGGGCAGACCGTGCACGTGTGCATCGACGGCGCGCGCTTCACGCCGTGCCCGCTCCCGGGCGATCTGCGCAGCGCGCTCGCATAG